From a single Bacillus gobiensis genomic region:
- a CDS encoding ATP-binding protein — protein sequence MKSFREALKKGANTNTDSKITNQYKCPGCGEIVKEFTTVIAIGPSKGKTVSSKIGCDCPVYEIVKQEQKEADQARMKRIFKDYSLVNKSLEQANFKTFDQLKFPEAFKTAVDFVKEFDLKQPSNLFFQGTFGTGKSHLSISISKALVARGYSSIFISIPKLLTKIRGTYNNHSEVTEEQLVKALYAADLVVFDDIGAEGDLNGWSAQKLFELLDQRSGKHNVFTTNLQSDDFEATRDRARLFSRIMENTTPVIMNGSDYRKRHFLKEGKESV from the coding sequence TTGAAAAGCTTCCGGGAAGCTCTCAAGAAGGGAGCAAATACGAATACGGATTCTAAGATCACTAATCAGTATAAATGTCCGGGGTGTGGTGAAATCGTAAAGGAATTTACAACGGTCATTGCGATAGGGCCAAGCAAAGGAAAAACGGTGTCCAGTAAGATTGGCTGCGATTGCCCGGTATATGAAATAGTGAAGCAAGAGCAAAAAGAAGCTGATCAAGCCAGGATGAAACGGATTTTTAAGGATTACAGCTTAGTGAATAAATCACTGGAACAAGCAAATTTCAAGACATTCGACCAATTAAAGTTTCCAGAGGCATTCAAAACAGCAGTGGATTTTGTAAAAGAGTTTGATCTTAAACAGCCGTCCAACCTCTTTTTCCAAGGAACTTTCGGAACCGGGAAAAGCCACCTGTCCATATCGATTTCAAAAGCACTGGTGGCTCGGGGGTATAGTTCCATTTTCATCTCCATTCCGAAGCTTCTGACAAAGATCAGGGGAACATATAACAATCATTCAGAGGTAACGGAAGAGCAACTCGTAAAAGCCCTGTATGCTGCTGATTTGGTTGTTTTTGATGATATCGGAGCTGAAGGAGATTTAAACGGATGGTCAGCGCAAAAGCTCTTTGAACTGCTGGACCAACGCTCTGGAAAACACAATGTGTTCACCACGAATTTGCAATCTGATGATTTCGAAGCAACTAGAGATAGAGCGAGGCTATTCTCAAGGATCATGGAGAACACGACGCCGGTTATTATGAACGGATCTGATTACCGAAAACGACACTTTTTGAAGGAGGGGAAAGAGAGTGTGTGA
- a CDS encoding DUF1611 domain-containing protein codes for MKETAIVYCENKFGTMDGKTANGLTRSSRKYEIVGVIDSTKVGMDAGEYLLGEKNGITIFKNLNHALKNLQSVPDQFIYGIAPSEAFLKKDERNILFKAMEHGMNIVNPLHEFFTDDEEFINHSKQFDITIHDVRKPAQKKDMHLFSGRILNINTPIVAILGTDSAIGKRTTSVLLEDALLEKGLNVAFIATGQTGLIQGAKYGVAIDAIPSQFMTGEIENQIMKAYENDNPDIIIVEGQGALSHPAYISSCGILRGSRPGAVIIQHAPKREHLGDFSYMKMPTIKSEIDLIENFSKSKVIAVTINHENMSDEELGIIISEYEDDLKLPTTDVLKFGCNKLIACIFDAYPNLKSKQKNVLFN; via the coding sequence ATGAAAGAAACAGCAATAGTATATTGTGAAAATAAATTTGGTACAATGGATGGAAAGACAGCTAATGGACTGACTAGAAGCTCAAGGAAATATGAGATTGTCGGAGTTATTGATAGTACAAAGGTTGGTATGGACGCCGGTGAATACCTTTTAGGAGAGAAAAATGGAATTACTATATTCAAGAACCTTAATCATGCTCTTAAAAATTTACAGAGTGTTCCTGATCAATTCATTTACGGAATAGCTCCTTCTGAGGCATTTTTGAAAAAGGATGAGAGAAATATCCTTTTTAAAGCAATGGAACATGGAATGAATATCGTTAACCCTCTTCATGAATTTTTTACGGATGATGAAGAATTTATCAATCATTCTAAACAGTTTGATATCACAATCCATGACGTAAGAAAGCCTGCGCAAAAAAAGGACATGCATCTTTTTTCAGGGCGGATTTTAAACATTAATACACCCATCGTAGCGATACTTGGCACGGATAGCGCAATAGGCAAGCGAACAACGTCGGTTCTTCTCGAAGATGCCTTACTTGAAAAGGGCTTAAATGTCGCTTTTATTGCAACTGGTCAAACAGGTTTAATACAAGGCGCAAAATACGGTGTTGCGATTGATGCTATTCCTTCTCAGTTTATGACAGGTGAAATTGAAAACCAGATCATGAAAGCTTATGAAAATGATAATCCCGATATTATCATCGTTGAAGGCCAAGGGGCGTTAAGCCATCCTGCATATATAAGTTCGTGTGGGATTTTAAGAGGCTCAAGACCTGGGGCAGTCATCATTCAACATGCGCCCAAACGAGAACATTTAGGTGATTTCAGCTATATGAAAATGCCAACGATAAAAAGTGAGATTGACCTCATTGAAAACTTTTCAAAGTCAAAAGTGATCGCTGTGACCATCAACCATGAAAACATGTCTGATGAAGAGCTGGGTATAATAATATCGGAATATGAAGATGATCTTAAACTTCCAACGACGGATGTTCTCAAATTTGGGTGCAACAAACTGATTGCATGTATCTTTGATGCTTACCCAAACTTAAAAAGTAAACAGAAAAACGTATTATTTAATTGA
- a CDS encoding helix-turn-helix domain-containing protein, translating into MNRQQIEKILKDYSWMINSIKILRDSMNDAGEGLTAQYGIESGQPKPQGTTSDPVFREVVRREKRFKKVAQYEEKVKVIQDRLPAIKEEREIEVLHWLLEGKSYRWIAMHMGLSHSHIGRLKDSIVDQLTEYVPNVTNGTEGTKLRHHHQAV; encoded by the coding sequence ATGAATAGACAACAAATCGAGAAGATATTAAAAGATTACAGCTGGATGATCAACAGCATTAAGATATTAAGAGACTCCATGAATGACGCAGGAGAGGGCTTAACGGCTCAATATGGCATAGAATCAGGACAGCCTAAGCCACAGGGTACCACAAGCGATCCTGTCTTTAGAGAGGTCGTCAGGCGTGAAAAACGGTTCAAGAAAGTAGCCCAGTATGAGGAGAAGGTGAAAGTGATTCAGGACCGTCTGCCGGCCATTAAAGAAGAACGGGAAATCGAGGTGCTGCACTGGTTGCTTGAGGGGAAAAGTTATAGGTGGATTGCTATGCATATGGGGTTATCACATTCACATATTGGCAGATTGAAAGATTCAATTGTCGATCAGCTAACAGAATATGTTCCAAATGTTACAAATGGGACAGAAGGGACAAAATTGCGGCATCATCACCAGGCAGTGTAA
- a CDS encoding SET domain-containing protein, producing the protein MIEVKASTLSNGEFNRGVFATCDIEKGELIHEAPVIPYPNDQHKYIEQTILTDYVFEYGINHTAVVLGYGMLFNHSYEPNATYDINFTNHTFVYYAFTDIKAGEEILINYNGDVDDNDPLWFNKV; encoded by the coding sequence TTGATTGAGGTAAAAGCCTCTACACTAAGTAATGGAGAATTTAATAGAGGGGTATTCGCTACATGCGATATAGAAAAAGGGGAACTTATACATGAAGCACCTGTCATTCCTTATCCTAACGACCAGCATAAATACATTGAACAAACAATACTCACTGATTACGTTTTTGAGTATGGAATAAACCACACTGCAGTCGTTCTTGGTTATGGAATGCTGTTTAACCATTCATATGAACCCAATGCAACTTATGATATTAATTTTACAAATCACACGTTTGTATACTATGCTTTTACAGATATAAAAGCAGGAGAAGAAATTCTAATAAACTATAATGGCGATGTTGATGACAATGACCCACTTTGGTTTAATAAGGTTTAA
- a CDS encoding ImmA/IrrE family metallo-endopeptidase, producing the protein MKHYTYSHLEDWIANFYKKLNICFPEDLDFENIARKLGIWIHYKDVKSQFIEINGLYSIILDSRLPTAQQRIDFSHEVCHIFRHEGDQSEMHEEWIKYQEKQARYFAFHFCIPTFMLKGLDLPKNQLHASQQVADTFETTCTFAKKRLGMYYNKLYFYNISTVP; encoded by the coding sequence GTGAAGCACTATACTTACAGTCATTTGGAAGATTGGATAGCAAATTTTTATAAGAAACTTAATATTTGCTTTCCAGAAGATTTGGATTTTGAAAACATCGCAAGAAAACTTGGAATCTGGATTCATTACAAGGATGTAAAAAGCCAGTTTATCGAAATAAATGGATTGTATAGTATTATCCTAGATAGCCGATTGCCAACAGCTCAGCAACGTATAGATTTTAGCCATGAAGTGTGCCACATTTTTAGACATGAAGGCGATCAATCTGAAATGCATGAAGAATGGATAAAATACCAAGAAAAACAAGCGCGTTATTTTGCATTTCATTTTTGCATCCCCACATTCATGCTTAAAGGGTTGGATTTACCTAAAAATCAACTTCATGCATCGCAACAGGTAGCTGACACGTTTGAAACAACTTGCACTTTTGCAAAAAAACGTTTGGGTATGTATTACAACAAGCTTTATTTTTATAATATTAGTACTGTACCATAA
- a CDS encoding alanine/ornithine racemase family PLP-dependent enzyme, with product MTIPFTPRVEINLAKIAHNAAKLVEIYGSKNIGIMGVTKTVCGAPEIAKILLDQGIHMLADSKLVNLQKMRDAGIKANFVLLRSPALSEIDSVIKNADISINTELSVIKKLSESALAYNTVQKIILMIEMGDLREGIMPVNLETFIQEVLKLQGIKIVGIGVNFACFGGVKPNEQKMNDLSILANAVETKFLLPLSYVSGGNSANYNWFMTADSVGKVNNLRLGESIYLGRETLNRMAIPELYTDAFTLVTEVIESKTKPSIPYGEIGQNAFGVFPQFQDRGQISRAILGVGNQDVLVAGLIPTLDIEILGSSSDHTVLDAKKSNLAVGDEVTFNLNYGALLSIMTSPYVYKKYSNAL from the coding sequence TTGACCATACCTTTTACACCACGTGTCGAAATCAACCTTGCAAAAATTGCACATAATGCAGCGAAGCTAGTCGAAATATATGGCTCTAAAAATATCGGGATAATGGGGGTTACAAAAACGGTTTGCGGAGCTCCAGAAATAGCAAAGATATTATTGGACCAAGGTATTCACATGCTCGCAGATTCGAAATTGGTAAATCTCCAAAAAATGCGTGATGCAGGAATTAAGGCAAACTTTGTTTTATTAAGATCACCTGCTTTAAGTGAAATTGATTCGGTTATTAAAAATGCAGATATTAGCATTAATACCGAACTTTCCGTTATTAAAAAATTATCCGAATCCGCTTTGGCATATAACACTGTGCAGAAGATTATTCTAATGATTGAAATGGGAGATTTAAGAGAAGGGATAATGCCCGTAAATCTTGAGACTTTTATTCAAGAGGTCTTGAAACTCCAAGGGATTAAAATTGTAGGGATAGGTGTAAACTTTGCTTGTTTTGGAGGAGTCAAACCAAACGAACAAAAAATGAATGATTTATCTATACTGGCCAACGCAGTTGAAACGAAATTTCTGCTTCCTCTTTCATATGTATCAGGTGGAAACTCGGCCAATTATAATTGGTTTATGACAGCTGATAGTGTTGGTAAAGTTAACAACTTACGGTTGGGAGAATCTATTTATTTGGGACGTGAAACCTTAAACCGAATGGCAATTCCAGAATTATATACTGATGCGTTTACTCTCGTTACAGAAGTTATTGAATCGAAAACAAAACCATCTATACCTTACGGAGAAATAGGTCAGAATGCTTTTGGAGTCTTTCCGCAATTTCAAGATCGTGGACAAATAAGTAGAGCTATTCTTGGAGTGGGGAATCAAGACGTACTGGTAGCAGGACTAATACCAACGTTGGATATTGAAATTCTTGGTTCAAGCAGCGATCACACCGTGCTCGATGCCAAAAAAAGCAACTTAGCAGTAGGAGACGAAGTAACTTTCAACCTTAACTATGGTGCACTACTTTCCATAATGACTTCCCCTTATGTATATAAAAAGTACAGCAACGCCCTTTAA
- a CDS encoding RusA family crossover junction endodeoxyribonuclease: MNKFTIPIVPMGAVRMTHKGKFKDKNAQRYLAYKSAIQWQLKQQLKGHKLFTGPVHVEIWFNMPIPASWSGKKKAEAVGTRHCKKPDIDNLTKGLFDSLNQLIWTDDNQVASMTVYKVYAESPGIEVLVKEVAA, translated from the coding sequence GTGAACAAATTCACCATTCCAATCGTGCCGATGGGAGCCGTTCGCATGACACATAAAGGCAAATTCAAAGATAAAAATGCTCAAAGGTACTTAGCTTACAAAAGCGCTATCCAGTGGCAGTTGAAACAGCAACTGAAAGGGCACAAGCTCTTTACGGGTCCGGTTCATGTGGAAATATGGTTTAACATGCCAATCCCGGCTAGTTGGAGCGGCAAAAAGAAAGCAGAAGCCGTCGGCACTCGTCATTGTAAAAAGCCTGATATTGATAATTTAACCAAGGGTTTGTTTGACTCTCTTAATCAATTGATCTGGACAGATGATAACCAGGTTGCCAGTATGACAGTTTACAAGGTTTATGCGGAATCACCTGGTATTGAAGTCTTAGTGAAGGAGGTTGCGGCATGA
- a CDS encoding helix-turn-helix transcriptional regulator has product MTENELSELLKNSRKKLHFSQQDVVDKSGTGITRQYYGMIEKTERQPSVALAKKLAPVLGVHWTIFFEIDSNKKLRKTTA; this is encoded by the coding sequence ATGACAGAAAATGAGTTGAGTGAACTTTTGAAGAATTCGCGAAAAAAGCTTCATTTTTCACAGCAGGATGTAGTTGATAAATCTGGAACTGGTATTACAAGACAATATTACGGCATGATCGAAAAAACTGAAAGACAACCATCTGTTGCTCTTGCAAAAAAATTAGCACCTGTACTTGGAGTTCATTGGACTATTTTTTTTGAAATCGATAGCAACAAAAAGTTACGGAAAACAACTGCTTAA
- a CDS encoding YqaI family protein, giving the protein MNIEHPAISSINRTGYADMVAQEEHQGIDYFGNEILIGDDVVIDEDGEMVLKDDLEKFLSEKYGFKFQTL; this is encoded by the coding sequence GTGAATATTGAACATCCTGCAATCTCTAGTATCAATCGTACTGGATACGCCGATATGGTAGCTCAGGAAGAACATCAAGGCATTGATTATTTCGGTAATGAGATTTTAATTGGTGATGATGTCGTAATCGATGAAGACGGCGAAATGGTCTTAAAGGATGATTTAGAGAAGTTTTTGTCTGAGAAGTATGGGTTTAAGTTTCAGACATTATAA
- a CDS encoding helix-turn-helix domain-containing protein encodes MPDKKLGDRLKELRIEAKKTQEYMAKFLGLTRQGYAKYEKNESEPDLESLEKLSDFFDVSIDYLVRGESYRQTAERIVDDPEVRVAASDGEFTKEEKIKMLEWLLEAERGRKPGDQQPNKRNK; translated from the coding sequence ATGCCCGATAAAAAGCTTGGGGATAGGCTGAAAGAGCTAAGAATCGAAGCAAAGAAGACACAAGAATATATGGCTAAGTTTCTTGGATTGACAAGGCAAGGATATGCAAAGTATGAAAAAAATGAATCAGAGCCAGATTTAGAATCCCTTGAAAAATTAAGTGATTTCTTTGATGTTTCAATTGATTATTTAGTTCGTGGAGAAAGCTATCGCCAAACAGCTGAAAGAATTGTTGACGATCCTGAGGTTCGAGTTGCAGCAAGCGACGGAGAATTTACTAAGGAAGAGAAAATCAAGATGTTAGAATGGTTGCTCGAAGCCGAGAGAGGTAGAAAACCCGGCGATCAACAACCCAACAAACGAAACAAATAA
- a CDS encoding acyl-ACP desaturase — MLTNDLDFRLEPRLKELYEQHKIRAQKIDWGYHEFLPWDKGMDFKRVPWDESQVTLPSGVITAIETALLTEVNLPWFTTYLSATFKGSLSVITDFIHTWTSEEDQHSNLLETYLLLTRSVNPKRLHELRKSVVEGGFEPDFHTPIEAMTYTTLQELATMVFYNNVAKVSSEHDPDLATLLRRLAKDETLHYAFYRDVIRIHLELEPNYCYHIANVIMNFKMPGAVMPDFENRMAVIAKEANYGPLQYFDQVLDVVVDYWGLKNLRPIAPLAEKARIEILEYHARLKKIRDRFGRFQGKTDLC, encoded by the coding sequence ATGCTAACAAATGATTTAGATTTCCGATTAGAACCACGTTTAAAAGAACTGTATGAACAACATAAAATAAGAGCGCAAAAGATAGACTGGGGTTATCATGAGTTTTTACCTTGGGATAAGGGAATGGACTTTAAAAGAGTTCCTTGGGACGAAAGTCAAGTTACTCTTCCTTCTGGTGTAATTACAGCCATTGAAACAGCTTTATTAACAGAAGTGAATTTGCCATGGTTTACAACTTATTTATCTGCGACTTTTAAAGGGTCCCTTTCTGTTATTACAGACTTTATTCATACTTGGACTTCAGAAGAGGATCAACATTCGAATTTATTGGAGACATATTTACTACTCACTCGGAGTGTGAATCCTAAACGATTACATGAATTAAGAAAGTCAGTCGTTGAGGGTGGATTTGAGCCTGATTTTCATACGCCAATCGAAGCGATGACATATACGACGCTACAAGAACTTGCAACGATGGTGTTTTACAATAATGTAGCCAAGGTTTCAAGTGAGCATGATCCAGATCTTGCTACATTATTACGCCGTCTTGCCAAAGATGAGACTCTTCATTATGCATTTTACCGGGATGTCATTCGAATACATTTGGAATTGGAACCTAATTATTGCTATCATATTGCCAATGTGATTATGAATTTTAAAATGCCAGGTGCTGTTATGCCTGATTTTGAAAATCGAATGGCTGTGATTGCAAAAGAAGCTAACTATGGGCCACTGCAATATTTTGATCAAGTACTTGATGTAGTAGTTGATTATTGGGGGTTAAAAAACTTAAGACCAATTGCACCTCTAGCTGAAAAAGCAAGAATTGAGATTTTGGAGTACCACGCAAGGTTGAAAAAAATACGGGATCGATTTGGTCGTTTTCAAGGAAAAACTGATCTATGTTAA
- a CDS encoding PD-(D/E)XK nuclease-like domain-containing protein: MQSLLHLNKKNYYSREIDQQYMSNSQFKSFLECEAATMAKINGEYTEPSSEALLFGSYVHAWLEGPEAFDEFKQNTPALFTNKGQLYKQYQLADIMIETIQNDPLCMFVLTGRKEEIITADLFGVPWKGKIDVYDPDAGRFADLKTTRALRGKIWDNELGYCSFVEAYGYIGQMALYAEIEKRMTGRSEWLEPLIVGVSKEDPPDKAVINIDESRMAVELEDIEKKMDRILQVKHGGQKPERCEKCRYCRRTKQLDGIIHFTELIG, from the coding sequence ATGCAAAGCCTTCTGCATTTGAACAAGAAAAATTACTATAGTCGCGAGATTGATCAGCAATACATGTCCAATTCACAGTTTAAGAGCTTCCTTGAATGTGAAGCAGCCACAATGGCGAAGATCAACGGAGAGTACACGGAGCCTTCCAGTGAGGCCCTTCTCTTCGGGTCTTATGTTCATGCCTGGTTAGAAGGTCCAGAAGCGTTTGACGAGTTTAAACAGAATACGCCAGCTTTATTCACGAATAAAGGTCAGCTTTATAAGCAATATCAGCTGGCAGACATCATGATCGAAACGATTCAAAATGATCCACTTTGTATGTTTGTTCTCACAGGAAGAAAAGAGGAAATCATTACAGCTGATCTGTTCGGTGTCCCTTGGAAAGGAAAGATTGATGTATATGATCCGGACGCTGGAAGATTCGCTGATTTAAAGACTACTAGAGCCTTACGGGGCAAGATTTGGGACAACGAGTTGGGTTACTGTTCTTTTGTTGAAGCATACGGCTATATCGGTCAAATGGCGCTATATGCGGAGATTGAAAAGAGAATGACTGGACGGTCTGAGTGGTTGGAACCTTTGATTGTCGGAGTCTCTAAAGAAGATCCACCGGATAAAGCAGTGATCAATATCGATGAAAGTCGAATGGCCGTGGAGCTTGAGGATATCGAAAAGAAAATGGATCGTATTCTCCAAGTCAAACATGGCGGCCAAAAGCCAGAGCGTTGTGAAAAATGCAGGTATTGCCGTAGGACAAAGCAGCTGGATGGAATTATTCATTTTACTGAGTTGATCGGATGA
- a CDS encoding winged helix-turn-helix domain-containing protein has product MESGIQASGFVIQPRLRFKYVRDQMLYQYLLSRAEYRDKAELSKGKTIIKITHLSEELGWTRKEISFSLKRLEKEEYITKETLLQKRGTLITIVDYENLQNLTFYKKKDSIKGQEKGHEDDMKNNGNGHEDIPEIIDITSVEDDVKINKGHEKGQEEGHEKGHLISITAFINSIININKTLKEYIVDAPVKNKNLSSIEDIKTFVDFASQTNALPQGANLKIIVSYFDCIRLTRSTCTVSANILVKFIEKIHKYSANQIHYAMWKHVEQHDDKKESYTLGIMRNTNEHEARRGLMKLKNKGGGTFEKLPGSSQEGSKYEYGF; this is encoded by the coding sequence ATGGAAAGTGGAATACAGGCGTCGGGGTTCGTGATCCAGCCCCGATTACGCTTCAAATATGTTAGGGATCAAATGCTTTACCAGTACCTATTGTCAAGGGCTGAATACAGGGATAAGGCGGAATTATCAAAAGGGAAAACGATAATCAAAATTACTCACTTATCAGAAGAACTTGGTTGGACGAGAAAAGAGATTTCATTCTCTTTAAAAAGATTGGAGAAAGAAGAATACATCACCAAGGAAACATTGCTTCAGAAACGAGGAACCTTGATCACAATTGTTGATTACGAAAATCTTCAAAACCTAACTTTTTACAAGAAAAAAGATTCAATTAAGGGACAAGAGAAGGGACATGAGGATGATATGAAAAACAATGGCAATGGACATGAGGATATTCCAGAGATCATTGATATAACAAGTGTTGAAGATGATGTGAAAATTAACAAGGGACATGAGAAGGGACAAGAGGAGGGACATGAGAAAGGACATCTTATTAGTATAACAGCATTTATAAACAGCATTATAAACATCAATAAAACATTAAAAGAATATATCGTCGATGCTCCAGTGAAAAACAAAAATTTGAGCTCGATCGAGGATATTAAAACCTTTGTTGATTTTGCTTCGCAAACCAACGCTCTGCCACAGGGGGCCAATTTAAAGATTATAGTTTCATATTTTGATTGCATTCGACTGACCAGATCAACTTGCACGGTATCGGCCAACATCTTGGTGAAATTCATTGAGAAGATTCACAAATACTCGGCCAACCAGATTCATTACGCCATGTGGAAGCATGTTGAGCAGCACGATGACAAAAAAGAAAGCTATACTCTCGGCATCATGCGAAATACGAATGAACATGAAGCGCGGCGAGGCTTGATGAAACTGAAAAACAAAGGAGGCGGCACATTTGAAAAGCTTCCGGGAAGCTCTCAAGAAGGGAGCAAATACGAATACGGATTCTAA
- a CDS encoding XtrA/YqaO family protein, with protein sequence MRLKELKIDPSTMKLEVDMMEEQGNFAIVVCKGTAKMTKLPPHGETKIITHQGKVKRVKFDEGEEF encoded by the coding sequence ATGAGACTGAAAGAATTGAAAATTGATCCTAGTACAATGAAACTAGAAGTTGATATGATGGAAGAGCAGGGAAACTTTGCAATTGTTGTATGCAAAGGAACCGCAAAAATGACCAAGCTTCCCCCACATGGTGAGACGAAGATCATTACTCACCAGGGTAAGGTGAAACGCGTTAAGTTTGACGAAGGGGAAGAGTTTTAA
- a CDS encoding helix-turn-helix domain-containing protein has translation MTNNPYNLKNLPLIMRHVRKDRGLSQYQQGQLMRRDQREISNIENGLIRVTPDMAIKWFTVLDAYEHIDLVHYLFKLHPMATAPVNPELNNKPARAITNLKIQMRQALQALENIEDWMLDQRPGKRSELPIADFGEVSDIDDALKTFFYAASREFDLNMVEVADQWTRKAIVQHVAMPQKQERKEAAMI, from the coding sequence ATGACGAACAATCCGTATAATCTCAAAAATCTACCTTTGATTATGCGGCATGTCAGAAAAGACAGAGGGTTATCCCAGTATCAACAAGGACAACTGATGCGCCGTGATCAGCGGGAGATTTCAAATATCGAAAATGGACTTATCCGGGTGACGCCAGATATGGCAATCAAATGGTTTACCGTATTGGACGCATACGAACATATTGATCTTGTTCATTATCTTTTCAAACTTCATCCTATGGCAACAGCACCGGTTAATCCGGAATTGAACAATAAGCCTGCTAGGGCCATAACCAATCTGAAAATTCAAATGAGGCAAGCCTTACAGGCCTTAGAAAACATTGAGGATTGGATGTTAGATCAACGTCCCGGCAAACGATCGGAATTACCGATAGCCGATTTTGGAGAAGTAAGCGATATTGATGACGCATTGAAAACATTCTTTTATGCAGCAAGTAGAGAATTTGATCTCAATATGGTTGAGGTTGCTGATCAGTGGACAAGAAAAGCCATTGTACAACACGTAGCAATGCCACAAAAACAAGAGAGAAAGGAAGCAGCCATGATATGA